DNA from Amorphoplanes friuliensis DSM 7358:
GGTGCGTTCCTCGAGGCTTTCCACGTAGAGCTTTCGCGTGCGGACGCCGTAGGCCGTGACCCAGGTTGCGACCGTCACCGCGCCGACGACCCAGAGGACTACCCAGAAGTTGCCCGAGCGGGCGTTTTCGACGAAGGCGGCGACGAGCACTGCCCCGCCCGCGCCGGCGCCGGCTGTCACGCCCCATCTGAGCTGGGCGTGGTAGAGGACGACCGAGTACATGGCGATCAGGACCGCCAGGTCGAACAGGCGGACGTAGCTGTTGAACAGCAGGTGCGCCGGAGCGAGCACAAAAACTGCCGTCAGCACGGCCAGCGGGAATTGCCGGCGCCAGATCAGGACGAGCGCCATGAGGTAGCCGCAGGTCTTGATGGGCCAGGGCAGCCCGTGCTCGATCGACACCAGGACCGCGACCAGCGCCGCCACCGCTCCGTCGAAGAGCCAGGGGCGAATGTCCTTGCCGAGGCGCCGCACGAACACCACGATAGAAGGCTTCATGCGCCCACGACCGAGGCCCGTCCTGCCCGTCGGGACGGCAGCACGGCTGCTGCCGCGCCGGCGAGTGCGGCGATGCCTACGAATGCCGCGAGCTGTCCGGCCGGGACGGCCAGGAGGGCGCTTGTCGCGCCGAAGGCCGCTTCGGCTGTCAGCCAGCCGTAGAGCACCCCGAAGAGCACTCCGGCCAGGGCTCCTGCGGCCGCCATCAGCAGCGCTTCGAGCATCAGCGTCGCGCTGAGCTGGGCGCGGGTGAGACCCAGCGCCCGGACCAGCGCCGATTCACGGGTGCGTTCGAGGACCGAGAGCGACAGGGTGTTCGTGATGCCGACCAGGGCGATGACCAGGGCGAAGCCCAGGAGGACCGCGATGATCCCGACGATCTGCCGGATCGCGTCGCCACGCTCGGCGCGGACGCTCGCCAGGTCGTCGACCTGGACCAGCGGGTGGGCCTGCAGGGCGGAGTCGAGCCTGGCCCGGCCGTCCGAGGGGCTCACACCGGGTGCCGTCCGGACCATGACCAGTGAGTCGTCCCGGGCGGCCGGACCGAGTGTGGTGAAGTCGCCCGGCCAGAGCACCACGTCCCCCACCAGCGGAGAGGCCTGCACCACTGCGGCGACCTCCACGGTGGCGGTGCGTCCGTCCGCGGTCACCGACAACCGTTTGCCGACCGTGCCGCGACCGGCTGCCACGAGCGCGGTGCCCGGACCGAAGTCCGCGAGCCGCCCGCTCGTCACCACCGGCCGGTACGCCGACCCGATCGCCCCCGGGTCCAGACTTCCCACGGTGATCTTGCGGCCGGAGAGCTTGCCCTCGGTCTGCCTGACCGCGGCGACAAGATCGAAGGACGGGTCCCGGCGGAGTCCTGCCCCGACTGCCGCCGGAACACCCTTCCGTCCACCGGCCCCGGTCAGCAGGTAGTCGACCGGATAGGCCTCGTCGAGCTGAACCTCCGCGGTCCGGTCGACGGTCGCGGCGATGGTGCTGCCACCGGCCATCAGCGCGACGCCGACGAGCAGCGCCGCCGTGGTTGCCGCGGTGCGTCCCGGGTTACGACGGGCGTTGGCGACGGCGAGGCGTGCGGGCACCCCGAGGAGCCTGCCGGGCAGCCAGCCCAGGGCGGCCACGAGACGCCCGATCACCAGCGGGGAGATCAGCAGCAGGGCCAGGAAGTTGCCGATGCCACCCGCCACGACCAGGAGCATCGCGGGCTCGGGCTGATCCGTCCGCAGGCCGGCGACCGTGGTCAGGGTGCCTGCGACGCAGATCAGAACCGCGACCAGCACCTGCACCCGCCGGCTGCGGCGTCCACTCACGGGCACCACCAGGCGCAGGGCGGCGATCGGCGGCACCCGGGTCGCGCGGAACGCCGGAACAGCCGCGGAGACCACTG
Protein-coding regions in this window:
- a CDS encoding ABC transporter permease, coding for MRGIGLRPRRLVPTALAVVLAVGFVAGTMIFSDSAEEALVGQYARSARNVDVAVTAGAGSHLGASTLEEVRRADGVAAAAGRMRERLPLLDRQGRLVTAFGETGYGVDAGDRPELRAFELVDGVVPTTGDEMAIDSATATATGYRIGDTALVLDTRERRRPLRVVGVVAVSGGVSTTVLTRGELTRLTGSTGFREIVATLRPGADPATVRDALPAPAGARVRTGDQLRHDLAEQAFAQLSGLSIGLALFAAVAVLVAGFVIANTFTILVAQRQREIALLRCVGAGRGHIFRSVLTESALVGVAGALAGLAVGGGVGWGLMKGSASLGTDIPAGGLVLTPWPIVASLLVGVLGTVVSAAVPAFRATRVPPIAALRLVVPVSGRRSRRVQVLVAVLICVAGTLTTVAGLRTDQPEPAMLLVVAGGIGNFLALLLISPLVIGRLVAALGWLPGRLLGVPARLAVANARRNPGRTAATTAALLVGVALMAGGSTIAATVDRTAEVQLDEAYPVDYLLTGAGGRKGVPAAVGAGLRRDPSFDLVAAVRQTEGKLSGRKITVGSLDPGAIGSAYRPVVTSGRLADFGPGTALVAAGRGTVGKRLSVTADGRTATVEVAAVVQASPLVGDVVLWPGDFTTLGPAARDDSLVMVRTAPGVSPSDGRARLDSALQAHPLVQVDDLASVRAERGDAIRQIVGIIAVLLGFALVIALVGITNTLSLSVLERTRESALVRALGLTRAQLSATLMLEALLMAAAGALAGVLFGVLYGWLTAEAAFGATSALLAVPAGQLAAFVGIAALAGAAAAVLPSRRAGRASVVGA